A portion of the Gossypium arboreum isolate Shixiya-1 chromosome 8, ASM2569848v2, whole genome shotgun sequence genome contains these proteins:
- the LOC108468895 gene encoding protein cornichon homolog 4-like, producing MVDLFVWLFSFFILVALLIILVYQLICLADLEFDYINPYDSSSRINKVVLLEFILEGFLCFFYLLTGHWVMSLLCAPYLYNNVRLYTRKQHLVDVTEIFNLLHWEKKKRLFKLAYVVVLLFFAVFWMIYSALEDD from the exons ATGGTAGATCTCTTCGTATGGCTTTTTTCTTTCTTCATCCTCGTTGCCCTCCTCATTATCCTCGTTTATCAG CTCATATGCTTGGCTGATTTAGAGTTTGATTACATCAATCCTTATGATTCTTCATCACGGATAAACAAAGTGGTGTTGCTGGAATTTATCCTGGaaggatttttatgttttttctaTCTACTAACAGGGCATTGGGTTATGTCACTGTTATGTGCTCCATACCTGTACAACAATGTCAGACT TTACACTCGGAAACAGCACCTGGTAGATGTTACAGAGATATTTAACTTGCTTCATTGGGAGAAGAAGAAACGCCTTTTTAAACTTGCCTACGTCGTCGTTCTCCTCTTTTTCGCTGTATTCTG GATGATCTACTCTGCATTAGAGGATGATTAA